The Budorcas taxicolor isolate Tak-1 chromosome 5, Takin1.1, whole genome shotgun sequence genome includes a window with the following:
- the FAM25A gene encoding protein FAM25A, whose protein sequence is MLGGLGKLAAEGLAHRTEKATEEAVHVVEGVVKEVIDHAKEAGEKAIADALKKAHESGEKVVKEVTETVTNTVTNAVTHAAEGLGKLGQ, encoded by the exons ATGCTGGGAGGCCTGGGGAAGCTAGCTGCCGAGGGCCTGGCCCACCGCACGGAGAAGGCCACAGAGGAAGCTG TTCATGTTGTGGAGGGAGTGGTGAAGGAGGTGATAGACCACGCCAAGGAGGCTGGAGAGAAAG CCATTGCTGATGCTTTAAAGAAGGCCCACGAGTCGGGGGAGAAAGTGGTAAAGGAAGTCACGGAGACGGTGACCAACACAGTCACGAATGCTGTCACACATGCAGCAGAAGGCCTGGGCAAACTGGGACAGTGA
- the ADIRF gene encoding adipogenesis regulatory factor — MASKGLQDLKQQVEGAAQEAVTSAGTAVQQVVDQATEAGQKAMDQVAKTTQETIDKAANQASEAFSGLGKKIGLLK, encoded by the exons ATGGCCAGCAAGGGCTTGCAGGACCTGAAGCAGCAAGTGGAAGGGGCGGCCCAGGAAGCGG TGACTTCAGCCGGAACAGCAGTTCAGCAAGTGGTGGATCAGGCCACAGAAGCAGGGCAGAAAG ccaTGGACCAGGTTGCCAAGACTACCCAGGAAACCATCGACAAGGCTGCTAACCAGGCCTCTGAGGCTTTCTcgggtttggggaaaaaaattggcCTCCTGAAATGA